One segment of Macrobrachium rosenbergii isolate ZJJX-2024 chromosome 25, ASM4041242v1, whole genome shotgun sequence DNA contains the following:
- the LOC136852249 gene encoding ionotropic receptor 21a-like, translating to MAAPNRQRQRVGAKSSCSGFHVKDAILRESANMINSVKLWRFVYLHALVAMTSSRGSTSAVSATCENREGTNPGIIDQPCHDCFTTEYNEYRAATLSSKTSIFGASQQERIVAPLLNSQWNDKFPMRSEEAKGMGPSLSKGVDESLGEILQDVFDEYLRGCSVVLAYDLSFQDSLALDGILQLPSPKQIIEVESRESFKDIAFGGEWTCRAYVFLLRRLDVLIDFANTEEGDWDFDGKYMLAGTAKDDLERFVTSMKGRKTQNIVGIIKGNRAHDWGLYTNRMYSDRPLQLINTWKSGEFKFTPGYIFSDKISNLRGAVLKVVTFEWEPSVLYFRDRDGRMVYPFGIDIEVVSAIASVLNVSLQFVEPPPGELWGIATENGSWNGMVGKLSKNEGDIGVANLFLTLGRFGAIDYSAPYDAEVSCFLARTSPPAPKWKSLSLPFQMNVWIVILVGIIICGPVLYFLALASDKCGGEVKIFQSFLYSGMYSMGLHFRQTLMALPNRTSTQVYVSFLGLYTFILTTAYGSNLTAFLTVVQTPSGIETVKDLYQSGVEVSGLGGFFKGALASSVDPYLQGLANRFEAYGDLSLVWPKVLNGKSVYLHNRQFLEFVIATQFTNKGVSSVRIMKECFSPYNIAMALQRHSPLKGKVDQVIGWILETGLVRRWFLESFRQARKIQESRKAKQTDGSGKGPGITKEEEEANKQPSGESATGVIPLTIDHLQGSFFILVFGYLLSVLFFGFEVCCLRGPKSTRSPKSPASYDKDTRPTTGFGFSS from the exons CTAACATGATTAACTCAGTGAAGTTATGGCGGTTTGTTTACCTGCACGCTTTGGTAGCCATGACGTCATCAAGGGGCTCCACGTCCGCAGTCAGCGCCACCTGTGAGAACCGGGAAGGGACCAACCCGGGAATCATTGACCAACCATGTCATGACTGCTTCACTACGGAATATAATGAATATAGAGCCGCAACTCTAAGTTCAAAAACTTCTATCTTTGGGGCTTCGCAGCAAGAGAGAATAGTGGCCCCCTTATTGAATTCCCAGTGGAATGATAAATTTCCGATGAGGTCAGAAGAGGCCAAAGGAATGGGGCCTTCCTTATCCAAGGGAGTAGATGAGTCTCTTGGAGAAATTCTTCAAGATGTTTTTGACGAGTATTTGAGAGGTTGCTCAGTAGTCTTGGCATATGACTTGAGCTTTCAAGATTCCTTGGCTCTGGATGGCATTCTGCAACTCCCCAGCCCAAAGCAG ATTATCGAAGTGGAGTCGAGAGAGAGCTTCAAGGACATCGCCTTCGGAGGCGAATGGACCTGCAGGGCGTACGTGTTCCTCCTCCGCAGGCTGGACGTCCTCATCGACTTTGCAAACACCGAAGAAGGCGATTGGGACTTCGACGGGAA GTACATGTTGGCTGGAACGGCTAAGGACGACTTGGAGCGATTCGTGACGTCcatgaaaggaaggaaaactcAAAACATCGTTGGCATCATTAAG GGCAATCGCGCACACGACTGGGGTCTGTACACCAACCGGATGTACAGCGACCGTCCCTTGCAGCTGATCAACACCTGGAAGAGTGGGGAATTTAAATTCACACCTGGCTATATTTTTTCCGACAAGATATCGAACCTGAGGGGAGCCGTCCTAAAG GTCGTGACCTTTGAATGGGAGCCGAGCGTCCTGTACTTCCGGGACAGGGACGGCAGGATGGTCTACCCCTTCGGCATCGACATTGAGGTCGTGTCCGCCATCGCCTCGGTCCTCAACGTCTCCCTCCAGTTCGTGGAACCGCCCcctg GAGAGCTTTGGGGCATAGCAACAGAAAACGGATCGTGGAACGGAATGGTGGGGAAACTATCGAAAAACGAAGGCGACATCGGGGTAGCCAATCTGTTTTTAACGCTTGGCCGGTTTGGAGCTATCGACTACAGCGCTCCTTATGATGCAGAG GTCAGCTGCTTCTTAGCTCGGACCAGCCCACCCGCTCCAAAATGGAAGTCTTTGAGTCTCCCTTTCCAAATGAACGTCTGGATCGTCATTCTGGTCGGCATAATCATTTGCGGACCGGTTCTTTACTTTCTAGCCCTTGCTAGTGATAAATG TGGAGGGGAGGTGAAGATATTCCAGTCCTTCCTGTACTCTGGAATGTACTCAATGGGGCTTCACTTCCGTCAAACTCTGATGGCTCTTCCTAACCGAACCAGCACACAGGTTTACGTCAGCTTCCTGGGCCTCTACACCTTCATTCTCACAACTGCTTACGGATCCAATCTCACGGCTTTTCTGACTGTAGTCCAGACGCCTTCTGGAATAGAGACTGTCAAGGATCTCTACCAGTCTGGGGTAGAAGTCTCTGGGCTTGGTGGATTCTTCAAGGGGGCTCTGGCCTCCTCAGTAGATCCCTATTTACAG GGTTTGGCAAACCGATTTGAAGCGTATGGCGACCTCAGCCTTGTGTGGCCAAAAGTCCTGAATGGGAAGTccgtatatttacataacagacagtTCCTGGAGTTCGTCATTGCTACACAGTTTACCAACAAGGGTGTCTCTTCCGTGAGGATCATGAAG gaaTGCTTCTCACCCTATAACATCGCCATGGCCCTCCAGAGGCACTCGCCTCTCAAGGGCAAGGTGGATCAGGTCATCGGCTGGATATTGGAGACAGGACTCGTCAGGAGATGGTTCTTGGAGTCCTTCAGGCAAGCCAGGAAa ATCCAAGAATCCCGAAAAGCCAAGCAAACAGACGGATCGGGCAAAGGACCTGGAAtaacaaaagaggaagaagaagcgaaTAAACAACCGAGTGGTGAATCAGCAACGGGCGTCATCCCCTTGACCATAGATCACCTACAAGGGAGTTTCTTCATCCTGGTTTTCGGTTACCTGTTGTCGGTTCTGTTCTTCGGGTTTGAGGTGTGCTGCCTCCGAGGTCCTAAAAGTACCAGGAGTCCTAAGAGTCCGGCAAGTTACGATAAGGATACCAGACCAACGACAGGCTTCGGTTTCTCTTCATAA